In Motilibacter aurantiacus, one genomic interval encodes:
- a CDS encoding FAD-binding oxidoreductase, with product MTLDPTAAPPDAGPARLVRPRQPRGRDALRRLCGGAVHLPGDPGYDGARRPWNLAVDQRPAAVAYPADAGEAAEVLRVAGRHGLRVAVQRTGHGAAALPPLDDVVVLRTAAMTAVRVDPGRRLARVGAGVLWEDVVAAAAPHGLVGLHGSSPDVGVVGYTLLGGLGWLARSHGLACGSVTGAELVTGDGTSLWADAETEPELLWALRGGGGGFGVVTALEFSLHELATAYAGWLAWDLREAARVVPAWAEWAQAAPDEVTTALRLLRLPASPEVPGPLRGRSLVVVDGAVTGPPERAGRSIAPLRALAPETDTFASLPAAALSRLHGDPGCPTAGLAEHRLLTSLPPAAVEAVLAVAGAGAGTSVVSVELRQLGGALDRAGAGGGALTGLPGAYALVAVAAPGDDPAGARAALTALAAALRPWSAPRRYAGFADASTPAAACWDGPTLSRLRAVRAATDPAGQVVAAPDLDGAGDEPEHAATSGAAVP from the coding sequence GTGACGCTCGACCCGACCGCCGCCCCACCGGACGCGGGGCCGGCGCGCCTCGTCCGCCCGCGGCAGCCACGCGGCCGCGACGCGCTGCGCCGGCTCTGCGGCGGGGCGGTGCACCTGCCGGGCGACCCCGGGTACGACGGCGCCCGCCGTCCCTGGAACCTCGCCGTCGACCAGCGGCCGGCCGCCGTCGCGTACCCCGCGGACGCGGGCGAGGCCGCGGAGGTGCTCCGCGTCGCCGGCCGGCACGGGCTGCGCGTGGCCGTCCAGCGCACCGGACACGGAGCGGCCGCGCTCCCTCCGCTCGACGACGTGGTGGTGCTGCGCACCGCCGCCATGACGGCCGTGCGGGTGGACCCGGGCCGGCGGCTCGCCCGGGTCGGCGCCGGGGTGCTGTGGGAGGACGTCGTCGCCGCCGCCGCGCCGCACGGCCTGGTCGGCCTGCACGGGTCGTCCCCGGATGTGGGGGTCGTCGGCTACACCCTGCTCGGCGGCCTCGGCTGGCTGGCGCGCTCGCACGGCCTGGCCTGCGGCAGCGTGACCGGCGCGGAGCTCGTCACCGGCGACGGCACGTCGCTCTGGGCGGACGCGGAGACCGAGCCCGAGCTGTTGTGGGCGCTGCGCGGTGGCGGGGGCGGCTTCGGGGTCGTGACCGCTCTGGAGTTCAGTCTCCACGAGCTCGCCACCGCGTACGCCGGATGGCTGGCCTGGGACCTGCGTGAGGCCGCACGGGTCGTCCCCGCCTGGGCCGAGTGGGCGCAGGCCGCCCCGGACGAGGTCACGACCGCGCTGCGGCTGCTGCGCCTGCCGGCGTCGCCGGAGGTGCCCGGGCCGCTGCGCGGGCGCAGCCTGGTCGTGGTCGACGGAGCTGTCACGGGGCCGCCCGAGCGCGCGGGCCGGTCGATCGCGCCGCTACGCGCGCTCGCCCCCGAGACCGACACGTTCGCCTCCCTGCCCGCCGCCGCCCTGTCCCGGCTGCATGGCGACCCCGGCTGCCCGACCGCCGGCCTGGCCGAGCACCGGCTGCTGACATCCCTGCCGCCGGCCGCGGTCGAGGCGGTGCTCGCAGTCGCGGGCGCCGGGGCCGGCACGTCCGTCGTCTCCGTCGAGCTGCGCCAGCTCGGCGGCGCGCTCGACCGGGCCGGGGCCGGCGGTGGCGCCCTGACCGGGCTGCCGGGCGCGTACGCCCTCGTCGCCGTCGCGGCCCCCGGCGACGACCCCGCGGGCGCGCGCGCCGCGCTGACCGCCCTGGCAGCGGCCCTCCGCCCGTGGTCGGCGCCCCGGCGCTACGCCGGCTTCGCCGACGCCTCGACCCCCGCCGCCGCCTGCTGGGACGGGCCGACGCTGAGCCGGCTGCGCGCGGTCCGGGCCGCGACGGACCCGGCGGGGCAGGTCGTCGCCGCACCGGACCTCGATGGGGCCGGGGACGAGCCGGAGCACGCGGCAACCTCCGGTGCCGCTGTCCCGTAG
- a CDS encoding SigE family RNA polymerase sigma factor, producing the protein MHLRDRAREDADFSDFVRSASPGLLQAAWLLTGEREAARDLVQTAFLKTYAAWRRVRTDDAFAYTRRVMVNAHVDRWRRKPWREAPSPELPDAPAARDATEAVDSRLALAQALGALTRRERAVVVLRYYADLSEAQVADDLGITRGTVKSTSYKALAKLRVSPALRVDERGPAPLVTEPSRRT; encoded by the coding sequence GTGCACCTGCGAGACCGCGCCCGCGAGGACGCCGACTTCTCCGATTTCGTCCGCTCGGCGTCCCCCGGGCTGCTGCAGGCGGCCTGGCTGCTCACCGGCGAGCGCGAGGCCGCGCGCGACCTCGTCCAGACGGCGTTCCTGAAGACGTACGCCGCGTGGCGCCGGGTCCGCACGGACGACGCGTTCGCCTACACCCGTCGGGTGATGGTCAACGCCCATGTGGACCGGTGGCGGCGCAAGCCGTGGCGGGAGGCACCCAGCCCCGAGCTGCCGGACGCCCCGGCTGCCCGTGACGCCACGGAGGCCGTCGACAGCCGACTCGCGCTGGCCCAGGCGCTCGGGGCCCTCACCCGGCGCGAGCGTGCCGTCGTGGTGCTGCGCTACTACGCCGACCTCAGCGAGGCCCAGGTCGCCGACGACCTCGGCATCACCCGCGGAACCGTGAAGAGCACGTCCTACAAGGCGTTGGCGAAGCTGCGCGTCTCCCCCGCTCTGCGGGTCGACGAGCGCGGCCCCGCGCCTCTCGTGACCGAGCCCAGCAGGAGGACCTGA
- the corA gene encoding magnesium/cobalt transporter CorA: MPLLPGPPRIVRSHWRDRVGSGDSASGQPVERDAVVDCGVYVDGEREGGTESYRGALAHARERGGFVWIGLHEPTEAQLADIAEEFGLHPLAVEDAVVAHQRPKLERYEGMLFAVFKTVRYVPHEAVTETSQIVESGEVMTFIGDSFVVTVRHGEHGELGEIRRRLENDEELVRLGPMAVLYAVADRIVDDYVTVTEALQDDVDEIEQSVLSPARTREIERIYQLKREVLELKHAVAPLELPLRILVSQFPKGKGSLKAYFRDVEDHLTRVREQVTGYDELLTSILQVAFAQVQINENEDMRKISAWVAIAAVPTMVAGIYGMNFDHMPELRWKYGYPMVLFGMAFVCGMLYRGFKRNRWL; the protein is encoded by the coding sequence ATGCCCTTGCTCCCCGGCCCGCCGCGGATCGTCCGCTCGCACTGGCGCGACCGCGTCGGCTCCGGCGACAGCGCGAGCGGGCAGCCCGTGGAGCGCGACGCCGTCGTCGACTGCGGTGTCTACGTCGACGGGGAGCGCGAGGGCGGCACCGAGAGCTACCGCGGCGCCCTGGCTCACGCCCGCGAGCGGGGCGGGTTCGTCTGGATCGGCCTGCACGAGCCGACGGAGGCCCAGCTGGCCGACATCGCCGAGGAGTTCGGGCTCCACCCGCTGGCGGTGGAGGACGCCGTCGTGGCGCACCAGCGGCCCAAGCTCGAGCGGTACGAGGGCATGCTCTTCGCGGTCTTCAAGACCGTCCGTTACGTCCCGCACGAGGCGGTGACGGAGACGAGCCAGATCGTCGAGAGCGGCGAGGTGATGACCTTCATCGGCGACAGCTTCGTCGTCACCGTGCGGCACGGCGAGCACGGCGAGCTCGGGGAGATCCGGCGACGGCTGGAGAACGACGAGGAGCTGGTACGCCTGGGCCCGATGGCGGTCCTCTACGCCGTGGCGGACCGCATCGTCGACGACTACGTGACGGTGACCGAGGCCCTGCAGGACGACGTCGACGAGATCGAGCAGTCGGTGCTGTCGCCGGCGCGCACCCGGGAGATCGAGCGGATCTACCAGCTCAAGCGCGAGGTCCTCGAGCTCAAGCACGCCGTCGCCCCGCTGGAGCTGCCGCTGCGCATCCTGGTCTCGCAGTTCCCCAAGGGCAAGGGCAGCCTGAAGGCCTACTTCCGCGACGTGGAGGACCACCTGACCCGCGTCCGCGAGCAGGTGACCGGCTACGACGAGCTGCTGACGTCGATCCTCCAGGTGGCCTTCGCCCAGGTCCAGATCAACGAGAACGAGGACATGCGCAAGATCTCGGCCTGGGTCGCCATCGCGGCGGTGCCCACGATGGTCGCAGGGATCTACGGCATGAACTTCGACCACATGCCCGAGCTGCGGTGGAAGTACGGCTACCCCATGGTGCTGTTCGGCATGGCCTTCGTGTGCGGGATGCTCTACCGCGGGTTCAAGCGGAACCGCTGGCTCTGA
- a CDS encoding MBL fold metallo-hydrolase: MPGWEQIAEELFRRRYDPLDVSVCVVRAPEGLLVVDTRASHREADELLRDLRQLSDAPVRWVVNTHAHYDHTFGNARFSPPATVLGHERVPAHLAAYEVPMLAAWTAGARQPREEWAEVVITPPTELVGERRVLEVGGREVQLLHLGRGHTDNDLVVHLPDAGAWLVGDLVEESGPPMYGSGSFPLDWPGTLDRLGELLGDGAVIVPGHGAVVDAAYARAQREQLAEAAALIRELHAAGVAEQDALAAGSGRWPFPDEAVGPAVRDGYAQLRASGSA, encoded by the coding sequence GTGCCCGGGTGGGAGCAGATCGCTGAAGAGCTCTTCCGGCGTCGCTACGACCCGCTCGACGTCAGCGTGTGCGTCGTGCGCGCCCCGGAGGGACTGCTGGTCGTCGACACCCGTGCGTCCCACCGGGAGGCCGACGAGCTCCTGCGGGACCTGCGGCAGCTGAGCGACGCCCCGGTGCGCTGGGTCGTCAACACGCACGCCCACTACGACCACACGTTCGGCAACGCCCGCTTCTCCCCGCCCGCCACGGTCCTCGGCCACGAGCGCGTCCCTGCGCACCTCGCGGCGTACGAGGTGCCGATGCTCGCCGCGTGGACGGCGGGCGCCAGGCAGCCGCGTGAGGAGTGGGCGGAGGTCGTGATCACCCCGCCGACGGAGCTGGTGGGGGAGCGACGGGTGCTGGAGGTCGGCGGGCGGGAGGTGCAGCTGCTCCACCTCGGCCGCGGCCACACCGACAACGACCTCGTGGTGCACCTGCCCGACGCCGGTGCCTGGCTGGTCGGCGACCTCGTCGAGGAGTCCGGCCCGCCGATGTACGGCTCGGGCAGCTTCCCGCTCGACTGGCCGGGCACCCTGGACCGGCTGGGCGAGTTGCTCGGCGACGGCGCGGTGATCGTCCCCGGGCACGGAGCGGTCGTGGACGCGGCGTACGCCCGGGCCCAGCGCGAGCAGCTGGCGGAAGCGGCGGCGCTGATCCGCGAGCTGCACGCCGCCGGGGTGGCGGAGCAGGACGCGCTGGCCGCCGGGTCGGGCCGGTGGCCGTTTCCCGACGAGGCCGTCGGCCCGGCCGTGCGCGATGGCTACGCCCAGCTCAGAGCCAGCGGTTCCGCTTGA
- a CDS encoding general stress protein, whose protein sequence is MSQPTLPLPPTGLPVGSYGTYAEAQRAVDFLSDEKFPVEGVTIVGSDLQMVERVTGRLTYGRAAAAGAASGIWFGFLVGLLLTLFADADTNGFAVILLGAVWGALFGAVFGLVGYAATGGRRDFTSLSQIVARRYDVLCDSRTAEQARELLARLSLRG, encoded by the coding sequence ATGAGCCAGCCGACCCTTCCCCTTCCGCCGACCGGGCTGCCCGTCGGCAGCTACGGGACCTATGCCGAGGCCCAGCGCGCCGTCGACTTCCTCTCCGACGAGAAGTTTCCCGTCGAAGGGGTCACCATCGTCGGCAGCGACCTGCAGATGGTGGAGCGCGTGACCGGGCGGCTGACGTACGGCCGGGCGGCGGCTGCGGGCGCCGCCAGTGGCATCTGGTTCGGCTTCCTGGTCGGCCTGCTGCTCACGCTCTTCGCCGACGCCGACACCAACGGCTTCGCCGTCATCCTGCTGGGGGCGGTCTGGGGCGCCCTGTTCGGAGCGGTGTTCGGCCTCGTCGGCTACGCCGCGACCGGCGGCCGCCGCGACTTCACCTCGCTCAGCCAGATCGTCGCCCGCCGCTATGACGTGCTCTGCGATTCGCGAACTGCAGAGCAGGCTCGCGAGCTCCTCGCCAGGCTCTCGTTGCGCGGCTGA
- a CDS encoding SDR family NAD(P)-dependent oxidoreductase produces MNTSATARRVTTPYDATSTAADVLAGVDLSGRRAVVTGGASGIGVETARALAGAGAAVTLAVRDVDAGARTAAGIAAATGNADVQAAHLDLADRASVASFVASWDGPLHVLVNNAGMMESPELRSPEGWELQFATNHLGHVALATGLHRALAVAGGARVVAVSSSAHLRSPVVFEDIDFRARAYDPWLAYGQSKTANILFAVEAAQRWADDGITVNALHPGGIRTNLQRYVSDEELARIRAAMGDSAQAAPSWKTVEQGAATSVLLAASPLVSGATGRYFEDCNEAPPNVPGSRAGVAAYALDPEAAGRLWALSLQKLG; encoded by the coding sequence ATGAACACCTCTGCCACCGCACGGCGGGTCACGACCCCCTACGACGCCACCAGCACCGCCGCGGACGTGCTCGCGGGGGTCGACCTGTCCGGCCGGCGCGCCGTCGTCACGGGAGGCGCGTCGGGCATCGGCGTCGAGACCGCCCGCGCGCTGGCCGGCGCGGGCGCGGCCGTCACGCTCGCGGTCCGCGACGTCGACGCCGGCGCGCGCACGGCCGCCGGGATCGCCGCTGCCACGGGCAACGCCGACGTGCAGGCCGCCCACCTGGACCTGGCCGACCGGGCGTCCGTCGCGTCCTTCGTCGCGTCCTGGGACGGGCCGCTGCACGTCCTCGTCAACAACGCCGGGATGATGGAGTCGCCGGAGCTGCGCTCGCCCGAGGGCTGGGAGCTGCAGTTCGCGACCAACCACCTGGGCCACGTCGCGCTGGCCACCGGGCTGCACCGGGCCCTGGCCGTGGCGGGCGGCGCCCGCGTCGTGGCGGTGAGCTCGAGCGCCCACCTGCGCTCGCCGGTGGTGTTCGAGGACATCGACTTCCGCGCCCGGGCGTACGACCCGTGGCTGGCCTACGGGCAGTCGAAGACGGCCAACATCCTCTTCGCGGTCGAGGCCGCGCAGCGCTGGGCGGACGACGGGATCACCGTCAACGCCCTGCACCCGGGTGGCATCCGCACCAACCTGCAGCGCTACGTCAGCGACGAGGAGCTGGCGCGCATCCGCGCCGCGATGGGCGACAGTGCCCAGGCGGCGCCGAGCTGGAAGACGGTCGAGCAGGGGGCGGCGACCTCCGTGCTGCTGGCCGCCTCACCGCTCGTGTCCGGAGCGACGGGCCGCTACTTCGAGGACTGCAACGAGGCGCCGCCGAACGTCCCGGGCAGCCGGGCCGGCGTGGCCGCGTACGCCCTGGACCCCGAGGCGGCCGGCCGGCTGTGGGCACTCTCCCTGCAGAAGCTGGGCTGA
- a CDS encoding TetR/AcrR family transcriptional regulator, whose protein sequence is MPENARRPLRADAQRNRDKLLTAALSAFAGPAGADASLESVAKQAGVGIGTLYRHFPTREALVEAVYRTEVERLCDAAPELLAAHAPDAALRRWMDGFVDYMTTKRGMAEALRAVIASGGDPFAETRGRLLDALRSLLDAAAGVQAIRDDVDVQDVLRGLSGVSLAAPDDREQAGRLLDLLMDGLRYRRA, encoded by the coding sequence ATGCCCGAGAACGCACGGCGACCGCTGCGGGCCGACGCGCAGCGCAACCGCGACAAGCTGCTGACGGCCGCGCTCTCGGCGTTCGCCGGCCCGGCGGGCGCCGACGCGTCGCTCGAGTCCGTGGCCAAGCAGGCCGGGGTCGGGATCGGCACCCTCTACCGCCACTTCCCGACCCGGGAGGCCCTGGTCGAGGCGGTCTACCGCACCGAGGTGGAACGGCTGTGCGACGCGGCGCCCGAGCTGCTCGCGGCGCACGCGCCCGACGCGGCGCTGCGCCGATGGATGGACGGCTTCGTCGACTACATGACGACCAAGCGCGGCATGGCGGAGGCGCTGCGGGCGGTCATCGCCTCGGGCGGGGACCCCTTCGCCGAGACGCGCGGCCGGCTGCTCGACGCGCTGCGCTCGCTGCTCGACGCCGCGGCCGGCGTGCAGGCGATCCGCGACGACGTCGACGTGCAGGACGTGCTGCGCGGGCTGAGCGGGGTCTCCCTCGCCGCGCCGGACGACCGTGAGCAGGCCGGGCGGCTGCTCGACCTGCTCATGGACGGGCTCCGCTACCGCCGCGCCTGA
- a CDS encoding LLM class flavin-dependent oxidoreductase produces the protein MDKRIGFLTFGHWQAIPGSKVRTARDALVQTVELAVAAEQIGLDGAYVRVHHFARQLASPFPLLSAIAARTDRIELGTGVVDMRYENPLYMAEEAAATDLLSDGRLQLGVSRGSPETALRGSEAFGYVPPEGMSDGDLAREKVTAFLRAVEGAALVEADPRMTRGVTGRLPLQPQSDGLRDRIWWGSGTRATAVWTAQRGMNLMSSTLLSEDTGVPFDELQAEQIALFRRAWAEAGWGRTPRVSVSRSVLPITTDEDRHYFAGDPGEDQVGYLEGARSRFGKNYVGEPDRLAEELAKDMAVREADTLILTVPNMLGVDYNARLLDTVAREIAPALGWSPAYRRAV, from the coding sequence GTGGACAAGCGGATCGGGTTCCTGACCTTCGGCCACTGGCAGGCGATCCCGGGGTCGAAGGTGCGCACCGCGCGCGACGCATTGGTGCAGACCGTCGAGCTGGCCGTGGCGGCCGAGCAGATCGGCCTGGACGGGGCGTACGTCCGGGTGCACCACTTCGCCCGGCAGCTGGCCTCGCCGTTCCCGCTGCTGTCGGCCATCGCGGCCCGCACCGACCGCATCGAGCTGGGCACCGGCGTGGTCGACATGCGCTACGAGAACCCGCTCTACATGGCCGAGGAGGCCGCGGCGACCGACCTGCTCAGCGACGGCCGGCTGCAGTTGGGCGTGAGCCGTGGGTCGCCCGAGACCGCGCTGCGCGGGTCGGAGGCGTTCGGGTACGTCCCGCCCGAGGGCATGAGCGACGGCGACCTGGCGCGGGAGAAGGTCACCGCCTTCCTGCGGGCCGTCGAGGGCGCTGCCCTCGTCGAGGCCGACCCCCGGATGACGCGCGGCGTGACGGGACGGCTGCCGCTGCAGCCGCAGTCGGACGGGCTGCGCGACCGCATCTGGTGGGGCTCAGGCACCCGTGCGACCGCCGTGTGGACGGCGCAGCGGGGCATGAACCTCATGAGCTCCACCCTGCTCAGCGAGGACACCGGGGTGCCGTTCGACGAGCTGCAGGCCGAGCAGATCGCGCTGTTCCGGCGGGCCTGGGCGGAGGCCGGCTGGGGACGTACGCCCCGGGTGTCGGTCAGCCGCAGCGTGCTCCCCATCACCACCGACGAGGACCGGCACTACTTCGCCGGGGACCCGGGGGAGGACCAGGTCGGCTACCTCGAGGGCGCGCGCTCGCGCTTCGGCAAGAACTACGTGGGGGAGCCGGACCGGCTGGCCGAGGAGCTCGCCAAGGACATGGCGGTCCGGGAGGCGGACACGCTGATCCTCACGGTGCCGAACATGCTCGGCGTCGACTACAACGCCCGGCTGCTCGACACGGTCGCCCGGGAGATCGCCCCGGCGCTCGGCTGGTCGCCGGCGTACCGCCGCGCGGTCTGA
- a CDS encoding VOC family protein, whose amino-acid sequence MACRISELVLGCRDPEALSRFWCEALGFVVLDREDDGTLEIGPREGFGGPRPTIILSRREEPEPGKSRLHIDVNATDRDQDAELERLLALGARRADIGQTGEEQWHVLADPEGNEFCLLKARLAPL is encoded by the coding sequence ATGGCGTGTCGCATCAGTGAGCTCGTGCTCGGCTGCCGGGACCCGGAGGCGCTCTCCCGGTTCTGGTGCGAGGCCCTGGGCTTCGTCGTGCTCGACCGCGAGGACGACGGCACCCTCGAGATCGGCCCGCGCGAGGGGTTCGGCGGCCCGCGGCCGACCATCATCCTGAGCCGCCGCGAGGAGCCGGAGCCGGGCAAGTCGCGGCTCCACATCGACGTCAACGCGACCGACCGCGACCAGGACGCCGAGCTCGAGCGCCTGCTGGCGCTCGGGGCGCGCCGGGCCGACATCGGCCAGACCGGCGAGGAGCAGTGGCACGTCCTCGCCGACCCCGAGGGCAACGAGTTCTGCCTGCTCAAGGCGCGGCTCGCTCCGCTCTGA
- a CDS encoding HpcH/HpaI aldolase/citrate lyase family protein, with the protein MAAVREFRSRRSCLSVPASNARAVAKAPSLPVDEVMLDLEDSVAEGAKAAAREAAVAALLGDGWGGRTRAVRVNGWQTPHTHRDVVAAVEGAGAALDCVVLPKCDSRDHVAALDLLLTQLERGAGLPVGRIGIEAQIESAAGLAAADAIAAGPRVEALVYGPGDMAASLGMRTVEIGAQPVGYPGADAYHYVLMRILVAARAAGVQAVDGPYVRIADVDGFRRDKARTAALGYDGAWVLHPAQVRAANEAFTPSPEEYARAEAVLAAYAAAASEPGGGRGAVLVDGQMIDEASRQVALAVVSKGRAARLASAPGAGGGDGRP; encoded by the coding sequence ATGGCGGCCGTGCGCGAATTCCGCTCTCGCCGTTCCTGTCTCTCGGTTCCCGCGTCCAACGCCCGCGCCGTGGCCAAGGCCCCGTCGCTGCCGGTCGACGAGGTCATGCTCGACCTCGAGGACTCGGTGGCCGAAGGGGCCAAGGCCGCGGCCCGGGAGGCCGCGGTCGCCGCGCTGCTCGGCGACGGGTGGGGCGGGCGTACCCGTGCCGTGCGGGTCAACGGCTGGCAGACGCCGCACACCCACCGCGACGTCGTCGCGGCCGTCGAAGGGGCCGGGGCCGCGCTCGACTGCGTCGTGCTGCCCAAGTGCGACTCGCGGGACCACGTCGCCGCGCTCGACCTGCTGCTCACCCAGCTCGAGCGCGGCGCGGGCCTCCCGGTCGGCAGGATCGGGATCGAGGCGCAGATCGAGTCGGCGGCCGGGCTCGCCGCCGCCGACGCGATCGCGGCCGGCCCGCGGGTCGAGGCCCTCGTCTACGGCCCCGGCGACATGGCCGCGAGCCTCGGCATGCGGACGGTCGAGATCGGCGCCCAGCCGGTGGGCTACCCCGGCGCCGACGCCTACCACTACGTCCTCATGCGGATCCTCGTCGCCGCCCGCGCCGCCGGCGTGCAGGCGGTCGACGGGCCGTACGTGCGCATCGCCGACGTCGACGGCTTCCGCCGGGACAAGGCGAGGACGGCCGCCCTCGGCTACGACGGAGCCTGGGTGCTGCACCCGGCCCAGGTCCGGGCGGCCAACGAGGCCTTCACGCCCTCGCCGGAGGAGTACGCCCGGGCGGAGGCGGTCCTGGCGGCGTACGCGGCGGCGGCCTCGGAGCCCGGCGGCGGGCGTGGGGCGGTCCTGGTCGACGGGCAGATGATCGACGAGGCGTCGCGCCAGGTCGCCCTGGCGGTGGTGTCGAAGGGGAGGGCGGCCCGGCTGGCGTCAGCGCCCGGGGCCGGGGGCGGGGACGGGCGGCCGTAG
- a CDS encoding AI-2E family transporter, with translation MATKQQDRPAVPAAPAPQALTATGSPLVAPRERIPWRTIWATIGAILVTALALLLVERVARILVWIAIAAFFAVALAPLVGLIQRRGHMKRSVATSIVWFGGLVVLGGLVAVLVTPLVRQSDEFREGFPQYVEDARNGRGPIGDLIERFNVDQYVRENEDRIRETLTGLGTPAAHALMTAGEVVVALLTIFVLSFLMVLEGPKLMDSAMAQLTPRRESHVRRVAHDCARAVTGYITGALLIATICGLLTWLVLTIMDVPYAGVIALFVAVCDLIPLIGATLGAVVATLISLVESVPAAIVVAVWFVIYQQLENHLFQPIVQSRTVKLNPLTVLVSVLLGVELAGILGALLAIPVAGVLQVIVRDVYDTRRGKLKAVPTTGEEETPIPPHPAVPAR, from the coding sequence ATGGCCACAAAGCAGCAGGACAGGCCGGCCGTGCCGGCAGCGCCTGCACCGCAGGCGCTCACAGCGACCGGAAGCCCACTCGTCGCCCCGCGGGAGCGGATCCCGTGGCGCACCATCTGGGCCACGATCGGCGCGATCCTCGTGACCGCCCTCGCCCTTCTCCTCGTCGAGCGGGTCGCCCGGATCCTCGTGTGGATCGCGATCGCCGCCTTCTTCGCCGTCGCGCTCGCCCCGCTCGTCGGCCTCATCCAGCGCCGTGGGCACATGAAGCGCTCGGTGGCCACCAGCATCGTGTGGTTCGGCGGGCTCGTCGTCCTCGGTGGGCTCGTCGCGGTCCTCGTCACGCCGCTCGTCCGGCAGAGCGACGAGTTCCGCGAGGGCTTCCCGCAGTACGTCGAGGACGCCCGCAACGGCCGCGGCCCCATCGGCGACCTCATCGAGCGGTTCAACGTCGACCAGTACGTCCGGGAGAACGAGGACCGCATCCGCGAGACGCTCACGGGCCTCGGCACCCCGGCGGCGCACGCGCTGATGACCGCGGGAGAGGTCGTCGTCGCGCTGCTGACGATCTTCGTGCTGTCGTTCCTCATGGTGCTCGAGGGCCCGAAGCTGATGGACAGCGCGATGGCCCAGCTGACGCCGCGGCGCGAGTCGCACGTGCGCCGCGTCGCCCACGACTGCGCCCGCGCGGTCACCGGCTACATCACGGGCGCCCTGCTGATCGCGACCATCTGCGGGCTGCTCACCTGGCTCGTGCTGACGATCATGGACGTGCCGTACGCCGGGGTCATCGCGCTGTTCGTCGCGGTCTGCGACCTGATCCCGCTCATCGGCGCCACCCTGGGCGCGGTCGTCGCGACGTTGATCTCGCTCGTCGAGTCCGTGCCCGCGGCGATCGTCGTGGCCGTGTGGTTCGTCATCTACCAGCAGCTGGAGAACCACCTCTTCCAGCCGATCGTGCAGTCGCGCACCGTGAAGCTGAACCCGCTGACGGTCCTCGTCAGCGTGCTGCTCGGCGTGGAGCTGGCCGGCATCCTCGGCGCCCTGCTGGCGATCCCGGTCGCGGGCGTCCTGCAGGTCATCGTCCGCGACGTCTACGACACCCGCCGCGGCAAGCTGAAGGCCGTGCCGACGACCGGCGAGGAGGAGACCCCGATCCCGCCGCATCCCGCGGTCCCCGCGCGCTGA
- a CDS encoding DMT family transporter — translation MSREPVHDPALTPGPARLDLALLAVGIAGVATSGPVIAATAAPALAIAFWRNALGTLVVGAVSVGTQWSRLRAASHRVLALSAVSGLLLAAHFALWIPSLRYTSVASSTAIVSLQAVWTAMLGRLAGERLGGRAWAGIALAIVGVLAMTGVDLSLSTRALAGDAMALGGGLFAAFYVVVGARVRRELPAASYTAVCYGVCALALLAGCLAGGVALTGYPSDAWLGILAVTVAAQLLGHTAFNVVLRSVPPTVLSVAILLEVPGAALLAAVWLGQTPPAAALPALALVLAGTALVVVARPGPPALAD, via the coding sequence TTGTCCCGTGAGCCCGTCCACGACCCGGCGCTGACCCCCGGCCCGGCCCGGCTCGACCTGGCGCTGCTCGCCGTCGGCATCGCCGGGGTCGCCACCTCGGGCCCGGTGATCGCCGCCACCGCGGCGCCGGCGCTGGCGATCGCCTTCTGGCGCAACGCGCTCGGGACGCTCGTCGTCGGCGCGGTCTCGGTCGGCACGCAGTGGTCGCGCCTGCGCGCGGCCTCCCACCGCGTCCTCGCGCTGTCGGCGGTCTCCGGGCTGCTGCTGGCCGCGCACTTCGCGCTGTGGATCCCCTCGCTGCGCTACACCTCGGTCGCGTCCTCGACGGCGATCGTGAGCCTGCAGGCGGTGTGGACCGCGATGCTGGGCCGGCTGGCGGGCGAGCGGCTCGGCGGGCGGGCCTGGGCGGGCATCGCGCTGGCGATCGTCGGGGTGCTCGCCATGACGGGGGTCGACCTCTCGCTGTCGACCCGAGCGCTCGCGGGTGACGCGATGGCCCTGGGCGGGGGCCTGTTCGCGGCGTTCTACGTGGTCGTCGGCGCCCGGGTCCGGCGCGAGCTGCCGGCCGCGTCCTACACGGCGGTCTGCTACGGCGTCTGCGCGCTCGCCCTGCTCGCCGGCTGCCTGGCAGGGGGCGTGGCGCTCACCGGATACCCGTCGGACGCCTGGCTCGGGATCCTGGCCGTGACCGTCGCGGCCCAGCTGCTCGGGCACACGGCCTTCAACGTGGTGCTCCGCTCGGTGCCGCCGACGGTCCTCTCGGTCGCGATCCTGCTCGAGGTCCCCGGCGCGGCCCTGCTCGCCGCGGTGTGGCTCGGCCAGACCCCGCCGGCCGCGGCGCTGCCCGCGCTCGCCCTCGTCCTGGCCGGCACGGCGCTCGTCGTCGTCGCCCGGCCGGGCCCTCCGGCGCTGGCGGACTGA